The following coding sequences are from one Nicotiana tabacum cultivar K326 chromosome 1, ASM71507v2, whole genome shotgun sequence window:
- the LOC107792570 gene encoding uncharacterized protein LOC107792570 has protein sequence MKLQNQTVCVSANIFLSVAKQLNRVLLQSPQESQWINQWNFHMKNLLTKATTSVCLLCRVKRRECQIYLDEIVNCLCTCVEILGAPNYKEWQTNDPTRSIRGIGFFSPIC, from the exons ATGAAACTGCAAAATCAAACCGTTTGTGTTTCTGCtaatatctttttaagtgtgGCAAAACAGCTCAACAG GGTACTTCTCCAGAGCCCCCAAGAATCGCAGTGGATAAATCAGTGGAATTTTCATATGAAGAACTTGCTAACGAAAGCAACAACTTCAGTCTGTTTACTATGCAGAGTTAAGAGGCGAG AATGTCAAATCTACCTAGATGAAATTGTTAACTGCTTGTGCACCTGTGTAGAAATTCTTGGAGCACCAAATTACAAAG AATGGCAAACAAACGATCCAACAAGAAGCATTAGGGGCATTGGCTTCTTTAGCCCAATCTGCTAA
- the LOC142164286 gene encoding uncharacterized protein LOC142164286, producing MSKIPIMLKLNGNWDHYDIFRDFEVDAIVVDENASYEILISTIAEQLSIDTSDKIVEIKYIVNDNCPPMEIRNDMGVRVYMETKKENKNLGSYPLCISVRDFNMQLAITNDSTSACSSGSLNLLEIPSSPAIEEYQSEIITESTQTYIEEGQVYQDKQVVAAVMKNFSVMHKFQFRVKRSSHRSYWLICVAENCKWHFKATSINESAMFKIRSFSRQHTCSLMDETFIQRKRTAAVVGSIIVPKYCNPKAVYTPKDIQTDMLSEHGLNLSYMQAWRANEKALQFLRGNSSDSYNKLPKYFYILEKTYPGSVVKLKKAADDCFLYAFVALCTSISGWQHCRPIVVVDGTFLKSAYRGIMLTTSTMDATGTIFPLAYAVVDSENDASWKWFFEQFKEAYGERPSMCVVSDRNESILKATSIVYPGMPHYSCMWHIWTNIRSKFKKGHLQLHVLYFATTRSYTLDEFNERMLKIEEVDPSVKSYLYVIGYHRWSRVHATVNRTFTMTSNIAESLNAVTKEARELPIFDLLEYMRTLLERWTKEKLLKAKGTFTYLGYKFNKELDDNNTLSQKLRVRASTYHIHTVLDGVKRYIVCLENKKCSCGQFQLDELPCVHALAALRHRKETYENYCSLYYKEEPSAYL from the exons ATGTCAAAAATTCCAATAATGCTAAAATTGAATGGAAATTGGGATCACTATGACATATTTAGAGATTTTGAAGTTGATGCCATTGTGGTAGATGAGAATGCAAGCTACGAAATTCTGATTTCTACAATTGCAGAACAACTATCGATTGATACATCTGATAAAATTGTTgaaatcaaatacattgtgaACGACAATTGTCCTCCAATGGAGATTAGGAATGATATGGGGGTTCGTGTGTATATGGAGACCAAAAAGGAGAATAAGAACTTAGGTTCGTATCCTTTATGTATAAGCGTAAGAGATTTCAATATGCAATTGGCAATCACCAACGATAGCACAAGTGCAT GTTCGTCTGGATCCCTAAACTTACTTGAAATTCCATCCTCACCAGCTATAGAGGAAtatcaaagtgaaataataactgaaTCTACGCAAACATATATTGAAGAAGGACAAGTTTATCAGGACAAGCAAGTTGTAGCTGCTGTAATGAAGAATTTTTCTGTGATGCACAAGTTCCAGTTCAGAGTAAAAAGATCTAGTCATAGAAG cTACTGGCTTATATGCGTTGCTGAAAACTGTAAATGGCACTTCAAGGCAACGTCAATTAATGAGTCGGCAATGTTCAAGATAAGGAGTTTTAGCCGACAACACACATGCTCCTTAATGGACGAAACATTCATACAGCGCAAACGTACTGCAGCTGTAGTTGGTAGCATAATCGTTCCAAAGTATTGTAATCCTAAGGCTGTTTACACACCAAAGGACATACAAACTGACATGTTATCCGAACATGGACTGAACCTAAGCTACATGCAAGCATGGAGAGCCAATGAAAAGGCTTTACAGTTTTTGAGAGGGAATTCGTCTGACTCTTACAACaaattacccaaatatttttatattcttgagaAGACTTATCCTGGTTCTGTTGTTAAATTGAAGAAGGCAGCAGATGATTGCTTCTTATACGCATTTGTTGCTCTTTGTACATCAATAAGTGGTTGGCAACATTGTAGGCCAATAGTAGTGGTTGATGGGACATTCTTAAAGTCAGCCTACAGGGGGATTATGCTTACAACAAGCACCATGGATGCAACAG GTACTATATTTCCCTTGGCATATGCTGTGGTTGATTCTGAAAACGACGCGTCTTGGAAgtggttctttgagcaattcaaggaGGCATATGGTGAAAGACCTTCAATGTGTGTTGTTTCAGATAGGAATGAGAGTATACTGAAGGCAACATCAATTGTCTATCCGGGCATGCCACACTACtcttgcatgtggcatatttggacaaatataaggTCCAAATTCAAGAAGGGACATTTACAATTACATGTATTGTACTTTGCTACAACACGTTCATACACTctggatgaatttaatgaaaggatgTTGAAGATTGAAGAGGTAGACCCGAGTGTGAAATCTTACCTATATGTTATTGGCTATCATAGATGGTCAAGAGTACATGCAACGGTGAATAGAACTTTTACTATGACATCCAACATTGCCGAGTCGTTGAATGCTGTAACAAAAGAGGCAAGAGAGCTGCCAATATTTGATCTATTAGAGTATATGAGGACGCTTCTTGAACGTTGGACGAAAGAGAAGTTATTGAAGGCAAAGGGTACTTTCACATACCTTGGGTACAAATTCAACAAAGAATTGGATGACAACAATACATTATCTCAGAAACTAAGG GTGAGAGCTTCAACATATCATATACATACTGTGTTAGATGGTGTGAAGCGGTACATTGTGTGTCTAGAAAACAAGAAATGTAGTTGCGGACAATTCCAACTTGATGAACTTCCATGTGTGCATGCTTTGGCAGCATTAAGGCACAGGAAGGAAACATACGAAAACTATTGCTCTCTGTATTACAAGGAAGAGCCTTCTGCTTACCTATGA
- the LOC142161841 gene encoding uncharacterized protein LOC142161841 — protein MSSPNPNPRKVPILDHFPNAPVRHRRGRGGRLRSLSLGSTHGGSSGSASSSSSGIRSSIPKAPSSKGKELSEPTQEPLVEEIVPNDLSFGNDRRSLQEQVKNLEKADTYPSLITELVIPTIRKDCNWRDNLRMMIPAPNQRISSFRIGFSFVYTYPFTLGFNPVIDPVILEFCRFFKICLAQVGPLVWRAVACLRYLSTKANVNFTFSHLIHLYHPKLFRHGVFTLTARSKKVLVNPEDDKDRGWYCRYVAVRTVDLLGETNIPFPEKWNFACKFFFFLPHLVFKNFGFFSNLVSFWLFVATMGDVEHVPNFRGWVGSILKIAPMEARTWKSISLLNGWKVKTHGFGIRGMTAEVTVAIRVSSTASLDLEKTRATLPKRKVVEESSENEEEENTSLIARPRARRRIIDGDEVEDTPARSSISEPVQILSDEDTTPRGSNESIRCLFVSGFESGEFGPVLDETPLSSSIPISSIPSIPLTTTSISLPFLSTPVSLPVLVPISTPTIPALTPIAPIVFTSFTTPPYIVPPPSVQHTEAGSCCRGMTMRSVTLEVPANHSLLRKTGGADVWLEPLIGDIEKKKMESHSCLTLMNDIVHSTLKVLLF, from the exons atgtcatctccaaaccctaaccctagaaaagttccaattctagatcacttccccaatgcccccgtaagacataggagaggcagaggaggtaggcttcggaGCTTGAGCCTAGGATCCACTCATGGTGGTTCATCtggttctgcttcttcttcttcttctggtattaggagttctatcccaaaggccccctcttctaaaggtaaagaactttctGAACCTACTCAGGAGCCTTTAGTTGAAGAAATCGTACCCAATGATTTATCTTTTGGGAATGATAGAAGATCTCTCCAAGAACaagttaaaaatttagaaaaagctGATACCTATCCTTCTTTAATAACTGAACTTGTGATTCCCACTATTAGGAAAGATTGTAATTGGAGAGACAATCTTCGTATGATGATTCCTGCCCCAAATCAGAGAATTTCttctttcagaattggattctctttcgtttatacttatccctttactttgggattCAATCCTGTcattgacccagttattcttgaattttgtcgctttttcaaaatttgcttAGCTCAAGTAGGGCCTCTTGTTTGGAGAGCTGTGGCTTGCTTAAGGTATTTGTCTACCAAAGCCAATGTTAATTTTACATTTTCCCATCTTATTCACCTATACCACCCCAAATTATTCCGCCATGGagtttttaccttaactgcaagaAGCAAGAAGGTTTTAGTAAACCccgaagatgacaaggatcgaGGGTGGTATTGTCGTTACGTTGCTGTACGTACGGTGGATTTGTTGGGTGAAACAAacattcccttccctgagaagtggaattttgcatgtaagtttttctttttcctaccGCACCTAGTTTTTAAgaattttggtttcttttctaatCTCGTCTCTTTTTGgctttttgtagcaaccatgggagatgtggaacacgTTCCtaacttccgtggttgggtaggttcaattttgaagattgcgcctatggaggcgagaacttggaaatcaatttctcttttgaatggttggaaagtgaagacCCATG gatttggtATCAGGGGTATGACAGCTGAGGTAACCGTTGCCATTCGAGTGTCTTCAACCGCTTCACTTGATTTGGAAAAGACTCGGGCCACgctaccaaaaagaaaagttgtagAAGAAAGTTCTGAGAATGAGGAAGAAGAGAATACCTCTTTGATAGCTAGGCCAAGAGCCAGGAGACGCATCATTGATGGAGATGAAGTTGAAGATACTCCTGCTCGATCCTCTATCTCCGAGCCTGTTCAAATCCTTTCTGATGAGGATACCACTCCAAGAGGCTCTAATGAATCAATTCGATGTCTCTTTgttagtggttttgagagtggAGAGTTTGGACCAGTTCTTGATGAAACTCCCCTTTCATCTTCTATTCCCATTTCTTCTATTCCTTCTATTCCTTTGACAACCACGAGTATTTCTTTGCCTTTTTTATCGACTCCTGTTTCTTTACCTGTTTTGGTTCCCATATCTACTCCTACCATCCCTGCTTTGACTCCCATAGCTCCCAttgtttttacctcttttactACTCCTCCTTACATTGTTCCCCCTCCCTCTGTTCAGCATACAGAAGCGGGTTCTTGCTGCAGAGGCatgactatgagaagtgttactcttgaagttcctgccaatcatagccttTTGAGAAAGACTGGTGGAGCTGATGTTTGGCTCGAGCCTTTAAtcggagatattgagaagaagaagatggagagccacagttgcttgactctgatgaatgacatagttcattctacctTGAAGGTACTTCTCTTTTAA